In one window of Brassica rapa cultivar Chiifu-401-42 chromosome A07, CAAS_Brap_v3.01, whole genome shotgun sequence DNA:
- the LOC103830945 gene encoding uncharacterized protein LOC103830945 codes for MESPSIHGGAEEKSSCESGWTMYIEDTFHGSHHSEEYNDDNGDNFRVKEVDDDGDDDSSKNGSDDSMTSDASSWPSTQLPRNTKNHAEAKNSNAKKVNHQTKNRASEKSSNQEEESEFKARTRTNAASRVRSRDKVSKTK; via the coding sequence ATGGAGTCTCCTAGTATACATGGAGGTGCTGAGGAGAAGAGTAGTTGTGAATCAGGATGGACCATGTACATAGAAGACACGTTCCATGGGAGCCATCACTCTGAAGAATACAATGACGATAATGGTGATAATTTCCGTGTAAAAGAAGtcgatgatgatggtgatgatgatagtAGTAAAAATGGGAGCGATGACTCCATGACTTCTGATGCATCTTCATGGCCTAGCACTCAGCTTCCAAGGAACACCAAGAATCATGCAGAGGCGAAGAATAGTAATGCCAAAAAAGTCAATCATCAGACAAAGAACAGAGCTAGCGAAAAATCCAGCAACCAAGAAGAAGAATCTGAGTTCAAGGCTAGAACAAGAACCAATGCAGCTAGCCGTGTACGAAGTAGAGACAAGGTGAGCAAAACGAAATAA
- the LOC103830949 gene encoding transcription factor bHLH30: protein MCSKKEVESSGAMNNIQNHPNNLFFHQLVSHHHHQEPSQSETFRAPGYNVESGFTIFSQDSVSPIWPTSTQPQFDPFTPPTPQASFYGSFFNRSQAHHQGLQFGYEGFGGGTSATHHHQEQLRILAEALGPVVQAGSGPFGLQGELGKMTAQEIMDAKALAASKSHSEAERRRRERINNHLAKLRSILPNTTKTDKASLLAEVIQHVKELKRETSVISETNLVPTESDELTVAFTEEEETEDGRLVIKASLCCEDRSDLLPDMIKTLKSMRLKTLKAEITTAGGRVKNVLFVTGEESSGEDMEDYCIGMIEEALKAVMGKCNVEESSSSVNAKRQRMSSHNTITIIEQQQYHH, encoded by the exons ATGTGCTCAAAGAAAGAAGTAGAAAGTTCAGGAGCCATGAACAACatacaaaatcacccaaataacCTCTTCTTTCACCAACTTGTCTCCCATCATCATCACCAAGAACCTTCTCAATCCGAAACTTTCAGAGCCCCAGGTTACAACGTCGAATCCGGATTCACTATCTTCTCCCAGGACTCCGTTTCCCCAATATGGCCTACTTCGACCCAACCACAGTTCGATCCATTTACTCCTCCTACTCCTCAGGCATCTTTCTACGGGAGTTTCTTCAATAGAAGCCAAGCTCatcatcagggattacagtttgGATACGAGGGTTTTGGTGGAGGCACGTCAGCAACGCATCATCATCAAGAACAGCTTCGGATCTTGGCAGAGGCTTTAGGTCCCGTAGTGCAAGCCGGGTCGGGTCCTTTCGGGTTACAAGGTGAGTTAGGGAAGATGACAGCACAAGAGATCATGGATGCTAAAGCTTTGGCTGCTTCAAAGAGTCATAGTGAGGCTGAGAGAAGACGAAGAGAGAGGATCAACAATCATCTTGCTAAGCTCCGTAGCATATTACCCAACACCACCAAA ACTGATAAAGCGTCATTACTAGCAGAAGTGATTCAACACGTGAAAGAGTTGAAGAGAGAGACTTCAGTGATCTCGGAGACAAACTTGGTTCCAACAGAGAGCGACGAGTTAACGGTGGCTTTCACAGAGGAGGAAGAAACCGAAGATGGCAGACTCGTAATTAAAGCGTCGCTTTGTTGCGAAGACAGGTCGGATTTATTGCCGGACATGATCAAAACGTTGAAATCGATGCGTCTCAAAACGCTCAAGGCCGAGATAACCACCGCCGGAGGACGAGTCAAGAACGTGTTGTTTGTCACCGGAGAAGAGAGCTCCGGGGAGGATATGGAAGATTATTGTATAGGGATGATAGAGGAAGCTTTGAAGGCGGTGATGGGGAAGTGTAACGTTGAAGAATCATCTTCTTCTGTGAATGCTAAGAGACAGAGAATGAGTAGTCACAACACTATTACCATCATCGAACAACAACAATATCACCATTAA
- the LOC103830948 gene encoding peroxidase 11, with the protein MSPKIWTEKGFKRRTMKLLMMFIVHAIFIPCFSFDVPGKDFPLTLDYYKSTCPTVFDVVKKEMECIVKEDPRNAAILIRLHFHDCFVQGCDGSVLLDETETFQGEKKASPNINSLKGYKIVDRIKNIIESECPGVVSCADLLTISARDATILVGGPYWDVPVGRKDSKAASYELATSNIPTPEEGLISIISKFHNQGLSVEDMVALSGAHTIGKAQCRNFRSRIYGDFHVTSALNPVSETYLASLREICPASSGEGGSNVTAMDNVTPNLFDNSIYHTLMRGEGLLNSDQEMYTSMFGLQTRRIVSKYAEDQVAFFEQFSKSMVKMGNILNSESFVDGEVRRSCRFVNT; encoded by the exons ATGTCCCCAAAAATTTGGACCGAAAAGGGTTTCAAGAGAAGAACTATGAAACTCCTTATGATGTTTATCGTTCATGCCATCTTTATCCCATGCTTTTCCTTTGATGTACCGGGAAAGGATTTTCCCTTAACCCTAGATTATTACAAATCTACTTGCCCAACCGTATTTGACGTAGTGAAGAAAGAAATGGAATGCATAGTGAAGGAAGATCCAAGGAATGCAGCCATACTTATCCGCTTACACTTCCACGACTGCTTTGTCCAA GGATGCGATGGATCAGTGTTACTAGATGAAACAGAGACATTTCAGGGAGAGAAGAAAGCCTCTCCCAACATAAACTCACTGAAAGGATACAAAATCGTAGACAGAATCAAGAACATAATTGAATCTGAATGTCCTGGAGTCGTTTCTTGCGCTGATCTACTTACAATTTCTGCTAGAGATGCTACAATACTG GTTGGTGGGCCTTACTGGGACGTTCCTGTGGGAAGAAAAGATTCAAAGGCAGCAAGCTACGAGCTTGCGACATCGAACATTCCAACTCCTGAAGAGGGTCTGATCAGCATCATCTCTAAATTCCATAATCAGGGTCTCTCTGTGGAAGACATGGTCGCTCTTTCTG GAGCCCACACGATCGGGAAGGCACAGTGTCGGAACTTCCGATCCCGTATCTATGGAGATTTTCATGTGACGTCAGCACTAAATCCGGTGTCGGAGACGTACCTAGCGAGCCTCAGAGAGATATGTCCTGCGAGCAGCGGAGAAGGTGGCAGCAACGTGACGGCGATGGACAATGTGACGCCGAATCTCTTTGACAACTCGATCTACCACACGCTGATGAGAGGAGAAGGGTTGCTGAATTCTGACCAAGAGATGTACACGAGCATGTTCGGGTTACAGACACGGCGGATAGTGAGCAAGTACGCGGAGGATCAGGTGGCTTTCTTTGAGCAATTCTCCAAGTCGATGGTGAAGATGGGGAACATTTTGAATTCTGAGAGTTTCGTTGATGGAGAAGTTCGAAGAAGTTGCAGATTCGTTAATACATGA